One window from the genome of Breoghania sp. L-A4 encodes:
- the fsa gene encoding fructose-6-phosphate aldolase, whose protein sequence is MKFFVDTADVTEIREMAETGLLDGVTTNPSLILKSGRDVREVITEICGLTDGPVSAEVVALEASAMIAEGRELAKIARNIAIKLPMTWDGLKACKTLTGEGHMVNVTLCFSANQALLAAKAGATFISPFIGRLDDLGVDGMELIAEIRAIYDNYDFETEILAASIRSADHVKQSAIAGADVATVPPAVLKSLVNHALTDKGLQQFMDDWAKTGQKIL, encoded by the coding sequence ATGAAATTCTTCGTCGATACCGCCGACGTCACGGAAATCCGTGAAATGGCCGAAACCGGCCTTCTCGATGGCGTCACCACCAACCCCTCGCTGATCCTCAAGTCGGGCCGCGACGTGCGTGAGGTGATCACCGAGATCTGCGGTCTGACCGACGGCCCGGTGTCGGCGGAAGTGGTGGCGCTGGAAGCCTCCGCGATGATCGCGGAAGGACGCGAGCTTGCGAAGATCGCGAGGAACATCGCCATCAAGCTGCCAATGACCTGGGATGGCCTGAAGGCCTGCAAGACGCTGACCGGTGAGGGCCACATGGTCAATGTCACCCTGTGTTTCTCCGCCAACCAGGCGCTGTTGGCCGCCAAGGCCGGCGCGACCTTCATCTCGCCGTTCATCGGCCGGCTGGATGATCTCGGCGTCGACGGCATGGAGCTGATCGCCGAGATCCGCGCCATCTACGACAATTACGATTTCGAGACCGAAATCCTCGCCGCCTCGATCCGTTCGGCCGACCACGTCAAGCAGAGCGCGATTGCAGGCGCCGACGTAGCAACCGTGCCGCCGGCCGTGCTCAAGAGCCTGGTCAACCACGCGCTCACCGACAAGGGCCTGCAGCAGTTCATGGACGACTGGGCGAAGACCGGCCAGAAGATCCTGTAA
- a CDS encoding primosomal protein N', translated as MSDKPLVVPVLVPVAVDGPWSYRVPPGMTVRPGSIVRVPVGPREVIGAVWDGEADGAVASKRLRDIAHVYDAPPLDDDMRRFIDWVANWTLSPPGLVLRMVVRLRDALEPEPPVKGIRVGTVVPERMTAARERVLELASDGQAWNRAELTHQAGVSSAVVGGLVKLGALEIVAMPAASPLAALDPDKPGRELTPAQQEAAEALRASAKGGYSVTLIDGVTGSGKTEVYFEAVAEVLKAGKQALILLPEISLTAQFLERFEARFGGRPAEWHSDLAPKQRARVWRGVADGTVQVVVGARSALFLPFKTLGLIIVDEEHDTAFKQDDRVPYSARDMAVVRGHLADFPVVLSSATPAIESRVNADVGRYRRIVLSERATGAEMPRIEPVDMRSHGPERGRWLAPTLVDALKATIEKGAQALLFLNRRGYAPLTLCRACGHRFQCDNCSTWLVEHRFRGQLVCHHCGHQERKPDVCPECGAADSLVACGPGVERIAEEVRALFPDARALVLSSDNLGGPERMRQELKLVEEGGVDIVIGTQLVAKGHNFPMMTLVGVVDADLGLAHGDPRAAERTFQLLAQVTGRAGRIGGGGHGILQSYAPEHPVIQAMLSGDRDAFYSAEIEARRLAGLPPFGRLAGIVISGEDRAQANAYARAFAQAAPRDNRVAVLGPADAPLALVRGRHRFRILIQADRKIDLQAYLRGWLAVAPKARGSLRAQIDIDPQSFM; from the coding sequence TTGTCGGACAAGCCTCTCGTCGTTCCCGTTCTGGTGCCGGTCGCGGTGGACGGCCCGTGGTCCTACCGGGTGCCGCCGGGCATGACGGTGCGTCCGGGGTCCATCGTGCGCGTTCCGGTCGGCCCGCGCGAGGTCATCGGTGCGGTCTGGGATGGCGAGGCCGATGGCGCGGTTGCGTCCAAACGCCTGCGCGACATCGCGCATGTATATGACGCGCCGCCGCTTGACGACGACATGCGCCGGTTCATCGACTGGGTCGCCAACTGGACGCTGTCGCCGCCCGGCCTGGTGCTGCGCATGGTGGTGCGGCTTCGGGACGCGCTGGAGCCCGAGCCGCCGGTCAAGGGCATTCGCGTCGGCACCGTGGTGCCCGAGCGCATGACGGCGGCGCGCGAGCGGGTGCTGGAACTGGCGTCGGATGGTCAGGCCTGGAACCGGGCGGAGCTCACCCATCAGGCGGGCGTCAGCTCCGCGGTCGTGGGCGGGCTTGTGAAACTCGGCGCGCTGGAGATCGTCGCCATGCCGGCGGCCTCGCCGCTCGCGGCGCTGGATCCGGACAAGCCGGGGCGCGAGTTGACGCCGGCGCAGCAGGAGGCGGCCGAGGCGCTGCGCGCCTCCGCAAAGGGCGGCTATTCCGTCACGCTCATTGACGGCGTCACCGGCTCGGGCAAGACGGAAGTCTATTTCGAGGCGGTGGCGGAGGTGCTGAAAGCGGGCAAGCAGGCGTTGATACTGTTGCCGGAGATTTCCCTGACCGCGCAGTTTCTCGAACGCTTCGAGGCGCGTTTTGGCGGAAGACCGGCGGAATGGCACTCCGATCTCGCGCCCAAGCAGCGCGCGCGCGTCTGGCGCGGGGTGGCGGACGGCACCGTTCAGGTGGTCGTCGGCGCGCGCTCGGCGCTTTTCCTGCCCTTCAAGACGCTCGGGCTGATCATCGTGGACGAAGAGCATGACACCGCCTTCAAGCAGGATGACCGGGTGCCCTATTCGGCGCGCGACATGGCGGTGGTGCGCGGCCATCTGGCGGATTTTCCCGTGGTGCTGTCGTCGGCGACGCCGGCGATCGAAAGCCGGGTCAATGCGGATGTCGGCCGTTACCGGCGCATTGTGCTCAGCGAGCGCGCCACGGGCGCGGAAATGCCGCGCATCGAACCCGTCGACATGCGCAGCCATGGTCCCGAACGCGGGCGCTGGCTGGCGCCGACGCTGGTCGACGCCCTGAAGGCGACCATCGAGAAAGGCGCGCAGGCGCTGCTGTTTCTCAACCGGCGCGGCTACGCGCCGCTGACGCTCTGCCGCGCCTGCGGCCATCGCTTCCAGTGCGACAATTGCTCCACCTGGCTGGTCGAGCACCGGTTCCGCGGTCAGCTCGTGTGTCACCACTGCGGCCATCAGGAGCGCAAGCCCGATGTCTGCCCGGAATGCGGCGCCGCCGACTCGCTGGTGGCCTGCGGCCCCGGCGTGGAGCGAATCGCCGAGGAAGTGCGCGCTCTTTTCCCCGACGCGCGCGCCCTGGTGCTGTCCTCGGACAATCTCGGCGGACCGGAGCGCATGCGCCAGGAGCTGAAGTTGGTCGAGGAGGGCGGCGTGGACATCGTCATCGGCACGCAGCTTGTCGCCAAGGGGCATAATTTCCCGATGATGACGCTGGTCGGCGTGGTCGACGCGGACCTCGGGCTGGCGCATGGCGATCCCCGTGCCGCCGAGCGCACCTTCCAATTGCTTGCCCAGGTGACCGGACGCGCCGGGCGTATCGGCGGCGGCGGCCATGGGATACTGCAAAGCTATGCGCCCGAGCACCCGGTGATCCAGGCGATGTTGTCGGGTGACCGGGACGCTTTCTACAGCGCCGAGATTGAAGCCAGACGGCTCGCCGGGCTGCCGCCGTTCGGCCGTCTTGCGGGAATCGTCATCTCAGGCGAGGATCGGGCGCAGGCCAACGCCTATGCCCGCGCCTTCGCGCAGGCCGCCCCGCGTGACAATCGCGTCGCGGTGCTTGGGCCGGCGGATGCGCCGCTCGCGCTGGTGCGCGGCCGC